From the Glycine max cultivar Williams 82 chromosome 11, Glycine_max_v4.0, whole genome shotgun sequence genome, the window TCtgaacttttatttttgtaatgatGCAATCAGTAAAGGATAAACctcttaatttaaatatcataCCTTTTTTTTATGTCGATGTTAACTGATGGCATGCCTTGTTGGAATCCTTTCTTGTTTAACTCTTGAGCTAATAGCATCACAACTATTGACATAATATTAATTGTAGGCATACTTAGTTATTTCTATCAATCCCAGATAGCAGACGCGTAGCAGCTGACACCAAAATTGCTATAGTAGTATAGTTGATAGTGCATAACAATATGACtgctattttcaaaatttttatacagtttatataattcatactaactatatataaaaattctcaaattaaaaaaaaaatcttaacttgttcataattaacaataaaaagttATAGGTCTTAGCTCTTAAAACAAACATACTAGCAAAATTGTTGCAATGGATGCCATGACTAaccaaagagagagagagagagagagagaacaaagGAGTAAAGAGTGTTCAGTTTAATCCATTCCCTTATTTATGCTTTCATGAAGGAATTGGAAAATCTAGTTGTTGAGATAGGCATTTTAACAATAAGAAAATTGCTTTTGCTCTGtccattttgtttctttttccttcctcttttagggacttggtccttttcctttttcaccaGATAAACCTCAAAATTCAACTTCTTGTAATGAATTATTAATGCACAGCTAAAGATAACAGTGGCTTTGAGTTagataattaactaattttagtGGTTTCATTGTCTCTTTATAGGATGAAGAAATTTTTTCCTGTGCTTTCTAGAGACAAATCTACTTCTTCGGTAAATCTAGAAGCATAAGAAACTCAACATCCAAGTGAGAGTATTAAAGTTGTTGATTATGAATTGTTGGAAACAGATCCAGGAATTAGGCCTCCAATTTCAAGCTATCATCCTCACATCCAAAATGAGGTAAGGAAAGCTTATTTAAAAATAGGTCGTCATCAACCTCCTCATAATTTCGTTTACCCTTGGTCTCTTAAAGGTAATCAAAGACGTAGATTTGGCAAAAATTGGTTTGATTTGTATGATTGGATTGATTATAGTGAATCTAAGGACCTAGCATTTTGCTTGCCATGTTTTTTGTTTAAGAATGTCTCTAAATACGGGGGAGATCACTTTGTGACCGAGGGGTTTAGTGATTGGAAGAATTCTAAAAGATTGGCTAATCATGCTACTTCTTCCAATAGTCATGTTGATTGTGTGCATATGAGTTATGCTCTCATGAACCCAAACCAAAGTATTAAGGCTGCATTTGTTAATCAAACTAAACAAATGAATTTCGAATATCGTGTTCGTGTAAACACATCTCTTATAGCTACTAAGTTTCTTTTGAGGTGTGGCATGCCATTTAGAGGGAGTGACGAGTCCTTTAACTCTTTATTTAAGGAGCTATTTCTTGAGTTGGTGGACACTTTAAAGGAAATTAACCCAGAGATAGCTAATGTAATAGATTGTGCTCCGGGCAATAACTTTATGACTGCTCCTACGATTCAAAAGGATCTTGCTGCTGCTTGTGCATGTGAAATAACTCAACAAATTGTATGTGATATTGCGGATGATGTATTTTGTGTTTTGATTGATGAATCCGGTGATGTTGCTGGTAAAGAACAAATGATTGTTGTTATTCGCTATGTTAATAGTGAAGGTTTGGTAAAAGAAAGGTTTCTTGGGATTGTTAGTGTTAAAGAAACAAGTGCTAAGTCACTTAAGGAGGCACTTGAGAAGTTGTTGTCTATTAATGGCTTGAGTTTATCTAGCATAAGGGAGCAAGGATATGATGGAGCTAGCAATATGCGAGGTAAGTTTGGTGGTTTGAGAACtttaattcaaaatgaaaatccaTCTGCTTATTATGTGCATTGTTTTGCCCATCAACTTCAATTGGCACTTGTTGCATGTGCTAAGACTCACAAAGATGTTAGTGGTTTTTTCGATAAGGTCAATATGCTTGTTAATTTCATACGGTCTTCTAATAAGAGACAAGAATTGCTTTGGGACAAACAAGTATCTCAATTTGCTAAATTGATTGAACAGGGTCAGATAGAGACTGATAgtggattaaatcaagaatcgTCTATTGCTAGAGCGGGTGACACTCGTTGGGGTTCCCACTTTAGGACTCTCACTAGTTTGATGACTATATATGGTGCCATTATTGAGGTACTTGAAGAAGTCGGGAAAGATACATCATTTGAAAAATATGGTGAAACTATGCTTTTGCTAGATGTGCTTCAGtcctttgattttattttcatgttatacATGATGGTTGAGATTTTAGGATTTACAAATGATTTAAGTGTAGCGCTACAAAAGCGTGATCAAGATCTTTTGAATGCTTTATCACTTGTCAAAGCCACCAAAGAAGAATTACAAGAAATGAGGAATGATGGATGGGAAGAACTTATATCTAAGGTTATGGAAATTTGCAATAAGCATGATATTGATATGCCTGATTTGGATGCACCGTATGTGCAAGGGAAGAAACCTAGACGACATGCTACCACTTCTAGTGTTTCTAATTTGCATCATTATAAGCATGATTGTTTATTTAGTGTTTTAGATTTGCAGTTGCATGAGCTCAATGCTAGGTTTGATGAAGAGAATACTGAACTTTTACAATGTGTTTCATGTTTGAGTCCCTCATCATCATTTGAAGCTTTTGATGTGAAAAAATTGTTGAGGATGGTTGAACTTTATCCAAATGATTTTGTAGATGTGCCGAAAGTGGTGGTGTGACATCAGCTTCAAAATTATGTTAGAAATGTTCGATGTGATCCAAAATTTACAAAGTTAAAAGGACTTTCAGACCTTTGTGCAAAGCTTGTGGAAACAAAAAAGTGC encodes:
- the LOC102666971 gene encoding LOW QUALITY PROTEIN: zinc finger MYM-type protein 1 (The sequence of the model RefSeq protein was modified relative to this genomic sequence to represent the inferred CDS: substituted 2 bases at 2 genomic stop codons), which translates into the protein MKELENLVVEIVVSLSLYRMKKFFPVLSRDKSTSSVNLEAXETQHPSESIKVVDYELLETDPGIRPPISSYHPHIQNEVRKAYLKIGRHQPPHNFVYPWSLKGNQRRRFGKNWFDLYDWIDYSESKDLAFCLPCFLFKNVSKYGGDHFVTEGFSDWKNSKRLANHATSSNSHVDCVHMSYALMNPNQSIKAAFVNQTKQMNFEYRVRVNTSLIATKFLLRCGMPFRGSDESFNSLFKELFLELVDTLKEINPEIANVIDCAPGNNFMTAPTIQKDLAAACACEITQQIVCDIADDVFCVLIDESGDVAGKEQMIVVIRYVNSEGLVKERFLGIVSVKETSAKSLKEALEKLLSINGLSLSSIREQGYDGASNMRGKFGGLRTLIQNENPSAYYVHCFAHQLQLALVACAKTHKDVSGFFDKVNMLVNFIRSSNKRQELLWDKQVSQFAKLIEQGQIETDSGLNQESSIARAGDTRWGSHFRTLTSLMTIYGAIIEVLEEVGKDTSFEKYGETMLLLDVLQSFDFIFMLYMMVEILGFTNDLSVALQKRDQDLLNALSLVKATKEELQEMRNDGWEELISKVMEICNKHDIDMPDLDAPYVQGKKPRRHATTSSVSNLHHYKHDCLFSVLDLQLHELNARFDEENTELLQCVSCLSPSSSFEAFDVKKLLRMVELYPNDFVDVPKVVVXHQLQNYVRNVRCDPKFTKLKGLSDLCAKLVETKKCNTFDIVYRLLKLALVLPVATASLERVFSAMKFVKSQLCNKMGDQWLNDRLVTFIERDVLGTINNDVILAHFQKMGNRRFSL